In Euphorbia lathyris chromosome 9, ddEupLath1.1, whole genome shotgun sequence, the following are encoded in one genomic region:
- the LOC136205769 gene encoding mediator of RNA polymerase II transcription subunit 10b-like isoform X1 produces MDPSQNAALGSGGNGMLPTSADTAGVTAGDDPKQNLNQVINSTQKTLGLLHQLYLTVSSFNVASQLPLLQRLNSLVMELDNMAKLSEKCNIQVPMEVLNLIDDGKNPDEFTRDVINNCIAKNQVTKGKADACKSLRKTLLEELEQTFPDEVASYRDIRAISAAESKRLAQAQSSLPNGDVKVKNEL; encoded by the exons ATGGATCCATCACAGAATGCGGCTCTTGGAAGTGGTGGGAATGGTATGTTGCCTACTTCAGCCGATACAGCAGGAGTAACTGCAGGTGATGATCCAAAGCAGAATCTGAACCAGGTCATTAACTCCACCCAGAAGACTCTTGGGCTGCTCCACCAGCTTTACCTAACTGTTTCTTCCTTCAACGTTGCCTCCCAGCTTCCTCTCCTACAACGCCT GAATAGTCTCGTTATGGAGCTAGATAATATGGCTAAATTGTCTGAGAAGTGCAATATTCAGGTTCCTATGGAGGTCTTGAA TTTGATTGACGATGGGAAGAATCCAGATGAATTTACTCGGGACGTTATAAACAACTGCATTGCCAAAAATCAGGTCACCAAGGGCAAAGCTGATGCCTGCAAG AGTTTACGTAAGACTCTTTTGGAGGAACTGGAGCAGACTTTTCCAGATGAGGTTGCATCTTATAGAGATATACGTGCTATTTCTGCTGCT GAATCTAAACGTCTTGCTCAAGCACAGAGTTCGTTGCCCAATGGAGATGTGAAGGTTAAGAATGAGCTTTAA
- the LOC136205769 gene encoding mediator of RNA polymerase II transcription subunit 10b-like isoform X2 produces MDPSQNAALGSGGNGMLPTSADTAGVTAGDDPKQNLNQVINSTQKTLGLLHQLYLTVSSFNVASQLPLLQRLNSLVMELDNMAKLSEKCNIQVPMEVLNLIDDGKNPDEFTRDVINNCIAKNQVTKGKADACKSLRKTLLEELEQTFPDEVASYRDIRAISAAIL; encoded by the exons ATGGATCCATCACAGAATGCGGCTCTTGGAAGTGGTGGGAATGGTATGTTGCCTACTTCAGCCGATACAGCAGGAGTAACTGCAGGTGATGATCCAAAGCAGAATCTGAACCAGGTCATTAACTCCACCCAGAAGACTCTTGGGCTGCTCCACCAGCTTTACCTAACTGTTTCTTCCTTCAACGTTGCCTCCCAGCTTCCTCTCCTACAACGCCT GAATAGTCTCGTTATGGAGCTAGATAATATGGCTAAATTGTCTGAGAAGTGCAATATTCAGGTTCCTATGGAGGTCTTGAA TTTGATTGACGATGGGAAGAATCCAGATGAATTTACTCGGGACGTTATAAACAACTGCATTGCCAAAAATCAGGTCACCAAGGGCAAAGCTGATGCCTGCAAG AGTTTACGTAAGACTCTTTTGGAGGAACTGGAGCAGACTTTTCCAGATGAGGTTGCATCTTATAGAGATATACGTGCTATTTCTGCTGCT aTTTTATGA